From the genome of Candidatus Bathyarchaeota archaeon, one region includes:
- a CDS encoding IS66 family transposase, translated as MTSEQEIAVLKAENETLRKRVVTLEDQLYWLRKKVFGKMSEKNLPLDPAVLSEPTLFGEEMTEEEKAALEAEVAKANAAELKVIKVKTFERKPRKAIDTGNLEVKEEHIYPEVANKEDYTELDPEITEVLVYVSEQLYVRRIIRHKLVLKSNLQIKDPERNVFEMAPLPAMPLPKCMASASLLTDIIIQKFFYHMPFYRVIQKYKELGDTISNSTMNDWYAATCEKLKLLYDILKREVLSKDYIQVDESTLPVIDNEKHRAVKGYMWCTRAVEDHQVVFHYDMGSRGYETARKLLRGYRGTIQADGYGAYDQFEGDPRIQVIGCWAHARRKFSDAIEEDNRKASEGLIYINKLYHIENEAREAGTSAEALKDKRRKESYPVILEFEKWMYDTVSKVSENSRMGKAISYTLPLLPRLSRYVNDGRFRIDNNLVENAIRPLALGRKNFLFCGNHDAAIRAAIIYSLIGSCKAAGVDPRQWMERTCLCVYPDARKTRMHLLNSFRTTGQESTQIRRKRSNPELFGTKKTNLQPSCAWLVKSFTSCIISNQNV; from the coding sequence ATGACTTCAGAGCAAGAGATAGCAGTACTTAAAGCGGAGAATGAAACTCTCCGCAAAAGAGTTGTCACACTGGAGGATCAATTGTACTGGCTTCGCAAGAAGGTGTTCGGAAAGATGAGCGAAAAGAACCTTCCGCTTGATCCTGCGGTACTTAGCGAGCCGACACTCTTCGGAGAAGAGATGACGGAAGAAGAGAAGGCAGCGCTGGAAGCGGAAGTGGCGAAGGCAAACGCGGCGGAGCTGAAAGTCATCAAAGTAAAGACCTTTGAAAGGAAGCCTCGCAAAGCGATAGATACAGGCAATCTTGAGGTGAAGGAAGAGCACATCTATCCGGAGGTTGCAAACAAAGAAGACTATACAGAGCTCGATCCGGAGATTACGGAAGTTCTGGTATATGTTAGCGAGCAGCTATACGTCAGACGCATCATCCGTCACAAGCTGGTTCTCAAGTCAAATCTTCAGATAAAGGATCCCGAAAGAAACGTTTTTGAGATGGCTCCACTGCCGGCGATGCCACTTCCTAAATGCATGGCCTCTGCATCGCTTCTGACAGATATCATAATACAGAAGTTTTTCTACCACATGCCCTTTTACAGGGTAATACAGAAGTATAAAGAACTTGGAGACACGATCAGCAACTCGACGATGAATGACTGGTACGCGGCTACGTGCGAGAAGCTGAAGCTACTATACGATATCCTTAAACGAGAAGTGTTGTCGAAAGACTATATACAGGTTGATGAGAGCACGTTGCCGGTGATAGACAATGAGAAGCACCGTGCGGTGAAAGGTTATATGTGGTGTACCAGAGCGGTAGAAGATCATCAGGTAGTGTTCCATTACGACATGGGCTCAAGGGGCTACGAAACAGCTCGCAAGTTGCTTCGCGGATACCGTGGCACCATACAGGCTGATGGTTATGGCGCATACGACCAGTTCGAGGGAGATCCTCGCATACAGGTCATAGGCTGCTGGGCACATGCAAGAAGGAAGTTCAGCGATGCCATAGAAGAGGATAACAGAAAGGCAAGTGAGGGTCTCATATACATAAACAAGCTATATCACATCGAGAATGAGGCAAGAGAAGCAGGGACGAGCGCTGAGGCTCTTAAGGATAAGCGCCGGAAAGAGTCCTATCCTGTAATCCTGGAGTTTGAGAAATGGATGTACGATACGGTGAGCAAGGTGTCTGAAAACAGCAGGATGGGTAAGGCGATCAGCTATACACTTCCTCTGCTTCCCAGACTCAGCCGTTATGTCAACGACGGGAGGTTCCGGATAGATAACAATCTTGTGGAGAATGCCATCAGACCGCTTGCCCTGGGCAGGAAGAACTTCCTGTTCTGCGGGAATCACGATGCAGCCATCAGAGCTGCAATTATCTACTCACTGATCGGCTCTTGCAAGGCAGCCGGAGTCGACCCGAGACAATGGATGGAGAGGACGTGCTTGTGCGTATATCCGGATGCGAGAAAAACCAGGATGCACTTACTGAACTCCTTCCGAACCACTGGACAAGAATCGACCCAAATCAGGCGTAAAAGATCCAATCCGGAACTATTTGGAACAAAAAAGACCAACTTGCAGCCAAGTTGCGCCTGGTTGGTAAAATCGTTCACAAGTTGTATCATTAGTAATCAAAATGTATAA
- the tnpB gene encoding IS66 family insertion sequence element accessory protein TnpB (TnpB, as the term is used for proteins encoded by IS66 family insertion elements, is considered an accessory protein, since TnpC, encoded by a neighboring gene, is a DDE family transposase.), with amino-acid sequence MFSLEEEFRYWLYSDPTDMRKSYYTLSGLVNNKMGTDPRNGDVYIFINKRRNRIKLLHYETGGMVIYSKMLDRGTFGMPISDTEGVVSTSLKWGDLRKMVERIMSDPDSRQARLDGLKSMWKK; translated from the coding sequence ATGTTCAGTCTTGAGGAAGAGTTCCGGTACTGGCTCTACAGTGATCCGACAGACATGAGGAAGAGCTACTATACATTGAGTGGTCTTGTTAACAACAAGATGGGAACCGATCCGAGGAATGGGGACGTTTACATCTTCATCAACAAAAGGAGAAACCGGATAAAGTTGTTGCACTACGAGACAGGCGGCATGGTGATCTACTCGAAGATGCTGGACAGGGGAACGTTCGGGATGCCGATATCTGACACGGAAGGTGTTGTATCGACATCGTTAAAATGGGGAGACCTGAGGAAAATGGTTGAGAGAATCATGTCAGATCCTGATAGTCGTCAGGCACGTCTTGATGGGCTGAAAAGCATGTGGAAAAAGTAG
- the istB gene encoding IS21-like element helper ATPase IstB has translation MTHEIIQLMQHLRLPGMRAAYEGIISAKNMQSISNDELLNLILQAELQERENQKAGRRLSNAKFRLQASMEEIDFISSRGIDKTRLLRLSDGSFIRSADNVLITGPTGVGKSYIATALGHQACQLGYKVNYFNAQKLFTLLRMSRADESYLRQLKRLERQDLLIIDDFGMQPLDELTRMMLLEIIEDRHQKRSTIIASQLPVAKWHEIIGESTVADAILDRLVHTAHRLELSGESMRKRRRE, from the coding sequence ATGACACATGAAATTATACAGTTAATGCAACACTTGCGCCTTCCTGGCATGAGGGCGGCATACGAAGGCATTATCTCGGCAAAGAATATGCAATCAATCAGTAATGATGAGCTGCTAAACCTCATTCTCCAGGCGGAACTACAGGAGAGGGAGAACCAGAAAGCCGGACGACGGTTGAGCAACGCAAAGTTCCGTCTACAGGCTTCCATGGAAGAAATAGACTTCATCTCTTCAAGAGGCATAGATAAAACCAGACTTCTGCGCCTCTCTGACGGTTCTTTTATCAGATCCGCCGACAATGTTCTCATTACAGGGCCAACAGGCGTGGGTAAAAGCTATATCGCAACAGCTCTTGGACATCAGGCCTGTCAGCTTGGTTATAAAGTCAATTATTTTAATGCACAGAAGCTTTTTACATTGCTCCGGATGTCAAGAGCCGATGAGTCCTACCTGCGGCAGTTAAAACGCCTGGAAAGACAGGACCTTCTCATTATTGATGACTTCGGGATGCAGCCACTGGATGAGTTGACACGGATGATGCTACTGGAAATCATAGAAGATCGTCACCAGAAACGCTCGACGATAATTGCTTCTCAACTCCCGGTTGCTAAGTGGCATGAAATCATTGGTGAAAGCACAGTTGCAGACGCTATACTTGACCGGCTGGTACACACTGCTCACAGGCTTGAACTGTCAGGAGAATCTATGAGAAAAAGAAGAAGAGAATAA
- a CDS encoding DUF1998 domain-containing protein produces MPAKKPIRRSQLISPWGVGQMINFPKDESLMVVGLDIWEEKFRTISELDEFIITEERLAKRLGVKEFRLPPDFRDPGPGVTNPSLKIPFVRFPRWHYCTRCGHMEKASIYDSQKPTCSGISFGSGRSCNEIPERKRQRLIPVRFIAICPKHGHIEDFPFMEWVHNGAAPEGIHNLRLRAGRSSGALTGIEITCSCGAYKTMGGAFNESALTKIGITCSGGRPWLGEERERGNTIHCGEELRVVQKGASNVYFSQVRSSIYLPQWESSIDRKLVDVLEKNWGFLTTGMENGNFQRMRFELVAERFFSEDKKEFYTERLLDAASKRIAGKDISGTDDSEEKYRKMEYDAILSESGGENQDFYVTKIQAGTYDDLESGGAVSNGFKSIGLLHKLRETRAFTGFSRWLPDDGKSLTDKRNFIKLGQSIEWLPAVVVRGEGVFFEFNEKRLKEWAKKEDVINRAKFLSNNYNRPREAKGHKRREIKPEFILIHTFAHLVINQFSFECGYGSSSLRERIYCNLEFSEETMNGVLIYTASGDSEGSLGGLVRQGKPGNLETIVYNAIENSRWCSSDPICIDSHGQGPNSCNLAACHNCALLPETCCEESNMLLDRAMLIGILDNPSIGYFNFTF; encoded by the coding sequence ATGCCAGCCAAAAAGCCAATAAGAAGGTCACAGTTGATTTCTCCCTGGGGTGTTGGACAGATGATAAACTTCCCCAAAGATGAATCATTAATGGTTGTCGGCCTGGATATATGGGAAGAAAAATTTAGAACGATTTCTGAGTTAGATGAATTCATAATAACTGAAGAACGATTAGCAAAAAGATTAGGAGTAAAAGAATTCAGGTTGCCTCCTGATTTCAGAGATCCGGGCCCCGGTGTTACAAATCCGTCATTGAAAATTCCATTTGTGCGATTCCCCCGATGGCACTATTGTACAAGGTGTGGGCATATGGAAAAGGCATCCATTTACGACTCACAAAAACCAACTTGTTCTGGTATTTCATTTGGTTCAGGCAGGTCATGTAATGAAATTCCCGAAAGAAAAAGACAGCGGTTAATTCCAGTTCGTTTCATTGCAATTTGCCCTAAACATGGGCATATTGAGGATTTTCCTTTTATGGAGTGGGTGCACAATGGTGCTGCTCCTGAGGGCATCCATAATCTACGTTTAAGAGCAGGAAGGAGCTCAGGGGCATTAACAGGCATAGAAATTACCTGTAGTTGCGGGGCATATAAAACCATGGGAGGAGCTTTCAACGAAAGCGCACTTACAAAAATCGGGATAACATGCTCTGGTGGCCGTCCATGGCTTGGTGAAGAAAGAGAGAGAGGTAATACAATACATTGTGGCGAAGAACTCAGAGTGGTTCAAAAAGGTGCGTCAAATGTTTATTTTTCGCAGGTTCGTAGTTCAATATATTTACCGCAATGGGAAAGCTCGATTGACAGAAAGCTTGTTGATGTATTGGAAAAGAACTGGGGTTTTCTCACAACTGGAATGGAGAACGGAAATTTCCAGCGAATGAGATTTGAGTTAGTGGCAGAAAGATTTTTTTCTGAGGATAAAAAAGAATTTTACACTGAACGGTTATTGGATGCAGCATCAAAAAGAATCGCAGGTAAAGACATTTCAGGCACTGATGATTCAGAAGAGAAATACAGAAAGATGGAATATGATGCAATACTTTCTGAATCAGGAGGAGAAAACCAGGATTTCTATGTTACAAAAATTCAGGCAGGCACTTATGATGATTTAGAATCAGGAGGTGCTGTCAGTAATGGTTTCAAAAGTATTGGACTATTACACAAGCTGAGGGAAACAAGAGCTTTTACCGGTTTCTCAAGATGGCTACCTGATGATGGAAAATCTTTGACAGATAAAAGGAATTTCATAAAACTTGGACAGAGCATTGAATGGCTCCCGGCAGTTGTGGTCAGAGGGGAAGGTGTATTCTTTGAATTTAATGAAAAGCGTTTAAAGGAATGGGCTAAGAAAGAAGATGTGATTAACCGGGCAAAATTTCTATCTAACAATTACAACAGACCCAGGGAGGCCAAAGGACATAAACGCAGGGAAATAAAGCCAGAGTTTATTCTGATTCATACTTTTGCTCATTTAGTAATAAATCAGTTTAGTTTCGAATGCGGATACGGCAGTTCATCATTGAGAGAAAGAATCTATTGCAACCTTGAATTTTCTGAAGAAACAATGAATGGGGTTTTGATTTATACTGCCTCAGGAGATTCTGAAGGTTCTTTAGGCGGCCTCGTCAGACAAGGCAAACCTGGAAATCTTGAAACAATTGTGTACAATGCAATAGAAAATTCAAGATGGTGTTCAAGCGACCCAATCTGCATTGATAGTCATGGGCAAGGGCCAAACTCCTGCAATCTGGCTGCTTGTCATAATTGTGCCCTGCTGCCTGAAACATGCTGTGAAGAATCAAACATGTTACTTGACAGGGCAATGTTGATCGGTATCTTGGACAATCCATCAATTGGTTATTTCAATTTCACATTTTGA